In Pollutimonas sp. M17, a single genomic region encodes these proteins:
- a CDS encoding NAD(P)H-dependent flavin oxidoreductase encodes MRRYFQARTIIVLQTALERLKLKGKALLPIVQGGMGVGVSAHRLAGTVASLGAMGTISSVDLRRHHPDLMVQTGRSRNKELIDSANLVALDREVKAAHKMAAGKGLVAVNVMRAVSEYTSYVRQACESEADAVVVGAGLPLDLPELTSGFSKVAIIPILSDVRGIGLILKKWMRKNRLPDAIVIENPKYAAGHLGAPTADSLDNPNFAFANVLEGTLELFKELDIEKENIPLITGGGIHSHEQVVKLMGMGASAVQCGSPFAVTEEGDAHPNFKKVLVEAKPEDIVTFMSVAGLPARAVRTPWLANYLEKEEKLQRIAKKRPCTVGFDCLAACGLRDGISKHGQFCIDTQLAFALAGDIKRGLFFRGSEKLPFGNAIRPVRELLDYLLNGIRPALNAVAAPTVRAADALLPA; translated from the coding sequence ATACGCCGTTATTTTCAAGCAAGGACGATTATTGTGTTGCAGACCGCATTGGAACGACTCAAGTTGAAAGGCAAGGCGCTGTTGCCTATTGTGCAGGGAGGCATGGGGGTTGGCGTGTCGGCCCACAGGCTGGCGGGCACGGTCGCTTCGCTGGGCGCGATGGGCACGATTTCCAGCGTCGATCTGCGCCGCCATCATCCCGACCTCATGGTGCAGACGGGCCGTTCGCGCAACAAGGAGCTGATCGATTCGGCCAATCTCGTCGCGCTCGACCGCGAGGTCAAGGCCGCCCACAAAATGGCTGCGGGCAAGGGCCTGGTGGCGGTCAATGTCATGCGGGCCGTGTCCGAGTATACCTCGTACGTGCGCCAGGCCTGCGAAAGCGAGGCGGACGCCGTCGTGGTGGGCGCGGGCCTGCCCCTGGACCTGCCCGAATTGACCAGCGGCTTTTCCAAGGTGGCGATCATTCCCATCTTGTCGGACGTGCGCGGCATCGGGCTGATCCTGAAAAAATGGATGCGCAAGAACCGCCTGCCGGATGCCATCGTCATCGAGAACCCCAAGTACGCGGCGGGCCACCTTGGCGCGCCGACCGCCGACAGCCTGGACAATCCTAATTTCGCCTTTGCGAATGTGCTGGAAGGCACGCTGGAGCTCTTCAAGGAACTGGATATCGAAAAAGAGAACATTCCCCTGATCACCGGCGGCGGCATTCACAGCCACGAGCAGGTCGTCAAGCTGATGGGCATGGGGGCCAGCGCGGTTCAATGCGGTTCGCCTTTCGCTGTAACAGAGGAAGGCGACGCGCATCCCAACTTCAAGAAGGTTCTGGTCGAGGCCAAGCCCGAAGACATCGTGACCTTCATGAGCGTCGCCGGCCTGCCGGCCCGCGCGGTGCGCACGCCCTGGCTGGCCAATTACCTGGAAAAGGAAGAGAAGCTGCAACGCATCGCCAAGAAGCGCCCCTGCACGGTGGGCTTCGATTGCCTGGCCGCTTGCGGCCTGCGCGACGGCATCAGCAAGCACGGACAGTTCTGCATCGACACGCAGCTGGCGTTCGCGCTGGCCGGCGACATCAAGCGCGGCCTGTTTTTCCGGGGCTCGGAAAAGCTGCCATTCGGCAACGCCATACGTCCCGTGCGCGAGCTGCTCGACTATCTGCTCAATGGCATCCGCCCCGCGCTGAACGCGGTCGCGGCGCCCACCGTGCGGGCCGCCGACGCCTTGCTTCCCGCCTGA
- the ubiU gene encoding ubiquinone anaerobic biosynthesis protein UbiU produces MTFSTPTMPGAAPAVELVCPAGSLPALKAAVDNGADCVYLGFRDATNARNFAGLNFDEAAIAEGIRYAHEKGRKVFLALNTYAQPRAWQEWRVAVDRAADSGVDAMIVADPGLMAYASRRHPQLRLHLSVQGSATNYEAINFYRENFGVVRAVLPRVLSLAQVEQVTENTPVEIEVFGFGSLCVMVEGRCALSSYVTGESPNTHGVCSPAKSVRWQQTPDGLESRLNGVLIDRYADGENAGYPTLCKGRFDVAEENYYAIEEPTSLNTLELLPRLMQMGVRAIKIEGRQRSPAYVAQVTRVWRDAIDQCLASQQRYSVKPAWMAELNKVAEGQQHTLGAYHRPWK; encoded by the coding sequence ATGACTTTCTCCACGCCCACGATGCCAGGGGCGGCGCCCGCCGTCGAACTGGTTTGTCCGGCCGGCAGCCTGCCGGCCCTGAAGGCCGCCGTCGACAACGGCGCCGACTGCGTCTACCTGGGGTTCCGCGATGCGACCAATGCGCGCAACTTCGCCGGCCTGAATTTCGATGAGGCCGCCATCGCCGAAGGCATACGCTATGCGCATGAAAAGGGACGCAAGGTATTCCTGGCCTTGAATACCTATGCGCAGCCGCGCGCCTGGCAAGAGTGGCGAGTCGCGGTGGACCGCGCGGCGGATTCGGGTGTCGACGCCATGATCGTCGCCGATCCCGGCCTGATGGCCTACGCCAGCCGCCGGCATCCGCAATTGCGCCTGCACCTGTCGGTGCAGGGATCGGCCACCAACTACGAGGCCATCAATTTCTATCGCGAGAACTTCGGGGTGGTGCGCGCCGTGCTGCCCCGCGTGCTGTCGCTGGCCCAGGTCGAGCAGGTCACGGAAAACACGCCGGTCGAGATCGAGGTATTCGGTTTCGGCAGCCTGTGCGTCATGGTGGAGGGCCGCTGCGCCCTGTCGTCCTATGTGACCGGCGAATCGCCCAACACGCACGGCGTGTGCTCCCCCGCCAAGTCGGTGCGCTGGCAGCAGACTCCCGACGGCCTGGAGTCGCGCCTGAACGGCGTGCTCATCGACCGCTATGCCGACGGCGAGAATGCCGGCTATCCCACCCTGTGCAAGGGCCGCTTCGACGTGGCCGAGGAAAACTACTACGCCATCGAGGAGCCCACCAGCCTGAATACGCTGGAGCTCCTGCCCAGGCTGATGCAGATGGGCGTCCGGGCCATCAAGATAGAAGGGCGGCAGCGCAGCCCGGCCTACGTCGCCCAGGTGACGCGCGTATGGCGCGACGCCATCGACCAATGCCTGGCCAGCCAGCAGCGCTATTCCGTCAAGCCGGCATGGATGGCCGAATTGAACAAGGTGGCCGAGGGACAGCAGCACACCCTGGGCGCCTATCACCGTCCATGGAAATGA
- the ubiV gene encoding ubiquinone anaerobic biosynthesis protein UbiV, translating into MKIALGPIQYYWSRVTTMQFYESVSDAPVDIVYLGETVCSRRHELRLPDWLEIARMLADAGKEVVLSTQVLLESGQDLATMRKIAANGDFQVEANDMGAVHCLEGRPFVAGPYLNVYSRPTLEILAELGARRWVMPLEMGREGLEQLQQDRPGGMQTEVFAYGRMPLAFSARCFTARHRNIPKDNCQYVCMDHPDGLLLRTRESQPFLVLNGIQTQSALVYNLVNELTDMRGLGVDVLRISPQSEHTVRIAELFRKVVDGALAGPEAFQEMLPLMPAGPCNGYWHGRPGLEQLVA; encoded by the coding sequence ATGAAAATCGCGTTGGGTCCCATTCAATACTACTGGTCGCGCGTGACGACGATGCAGTTCTATGAGTCCGTGAGCGATGCGCCGGTGGACATCGTCTACCTGGGCGAAACGGTGTGTTCGCGCCGGCACGAACTGCGCCTTCCGGACTGGCTGGAGATCGCGCGGATGCTGGCCGACGCCGGCAAGGAAGTCGTGCTGTCCACGCAGGTGCTGCTGGAGTCCGGGCAAGACCTGGCCACCATGCGCAAGATTGCCGCCAACGGCGACTTCCAGGTCGAGGCCAACGACATGGGGGCGGTGCATTGCCTCGAGGGCAGGCCGTTCGTGGCCGGCCCCTACCTCAACGTCTACAGCCGGCCTACGCTGGAGATTCTTGCGGAACTGGGCGCGCGGCGATGGGTGATGCCGCTGGAAATGGGGCGCGAGGGACTGGAGCAGTTGCAGCAGGATAGGCCCGGCGGAATGCAAACCGAGGTATTCGCCTATGGGCGCATGCCGCTGGCGTTTTCGGCCCGTTGCTTTACGGCCCGGCACCGCAATATTCCCAAGGACAACTGCCAATACGTGTGCATGGATCACCCCGACGGCTTGTTGCTGCGGACTCGAGAAAGCCAGCCCTTCCTGGTGCTGAACGGCATACAGACGCAGTCGGCGCTCGTCTACAACCTGGTGAACGAGTTGACGGACATGCGCGGCCTGGGGGTCGACGTCTTGCGCATCAGCCCGCAATCGGAGCATACCGTGCGGATAGCGGAACTGTTCCGGAAGGTGGTGGACGGGGCGCTTGCGGGGCCGGAGGCATTCCAGGAAATGCTGCCCCTGATGCCCGCCGGGCCCTGTAATGGATACTGGCACGGCAGGCCGGGGCTGGAACAGCTCGTGGCATAA